One genomic window of Vibrio natriegens NBRC 15636 = ATCC 14048 = DSM 759 includes the following:
- a CDS encoding LysR family transcriptional regulator: MRVDDLKLFTKVVELGSFTAAAHALDLPRANVSRRIGELERHLGTQLFHRTTRSLSLTNKGDVYYQDLQKALTLLDSANEQATSESVEVRGKVKLGLLPETYELIQPILFDFQDQYPQVELDVRNITNGFIDMFQQGLDIAVHGGALFDSDIVARKILTLDRCVVASPKYLEKHGTPTTLEELSEHQSICFRWPSGAVDNNWHFQEQNIMVSPKLISNNIGFIKSSTLLDRGISYIAKVLVEKELESGDLVQVLSHYSVTKETGWLLYPQPKTLNQASRLLIEHLCNKIPKHL, translated from the coding sequence ATGAGAGTTGATGATTTAAAACTGTTCACGAAAGTGGTTGAACTCGGTAGCTTTACAGCTGCTGCACATGCTCTCGATCTTCCACGCGCCAATGTCAGTCGACGCATTGGCGAACTTGAACGCCATCTTGGTACTCAACTGTTTCACCGCACCACGCGAAGCTTGTCACTCACTAACAAAGGAGATGTGTATTATCAGGATCTGCAAAAAGCACTGACATTACTCGACTCCGCTAATGAACAAGCCACTAGTGAAAGCGTAGAAGTACGAGGTAAGGTGAAACTAGGTCTGTTGCCAGAAACCTACGAGTTGATTCAACCCATATTGTTTGATTTTCAGGATCAATATCCGCAAGTCGAGTTGGATGTGCGCAACATTACTAATGGCTTTATCGATATGTTCCAACAGGGGCTGGACATTGCTGTTCATGGTGGCGCATTGTTTGATTCTGATATCGTCGCGCGTAAAATTTTGACCTTAGATCGCTGTGTGGTTGCGTCGCCGAAATACCTCGAGAAACATGGCACGCCAACAACTCTGGAAGAGTTAAGTGAACACCAATCGATTTGTTTTCGTTGGCCAAGCGGCGCTGTAGATAATAATTGGCACTTCCAAGAACAGAATATTATGGTTAGTCCCAAGCTTATCTCCAACAATATTGGCTTCATTAAAAGCTCGACACTTCTTGATCGAGGCATCAGCTACATCGCCAAGGTATTGGTCGAAAAAGAGCTCGAATCAGGGGATTTAGTACAAGTATTGTCTCACTACTCTGTCACTAAAGAGACCGGCTGGCTTCTTTACCCTCAACCTAAGACATTGAATCAGGCGAGCCGATTACTTATCGAGCATTTGTGCAACAAAATACCAAAACATCTGTAG
- a CDS encoding efflux RND transporter periplasmic adaptor subunit: MNHVIKTAALSSVALALFGCNQTQQPLQESFSSRPIQVIEVSGDNATLEKSFSGIVEAKEIAALSFRVPGTLSSVLVKKGDHVEKGQVIARLDPHDYQVSLDELEARMLEAKSAHKLAKAELKRVRQATSEDAIASVNLDRAVSSYERSVSSVKVVEKNIQRAKDALGYTELRAPFSGIIGEVNVEQFEQTSPGLSVVTLQQDGNWEVDIDVPENMIQDFSLGQDAELTWYDTEQSYRAVVSEIAPKKHMLKQTYTVTLDVDSASNDLFTGKAVTVNTHFTQQASSHCFPYSAVLGEKASLHVNVVRDQVVHEEPVNLESIDAYQACVTGNFAQGDYVVISGSHYLSEGDVTPTLTIKTL, encoded by the coding sequence ATGAATCACGTAATCAAAACAGCAGCACTGAGTAGTGTTGCTCTTGCTTTGTTTGGCTGTAACCAAACTCAACAACCTCTTCAGGAATCCTTTTCATCAAGACCAATCCAGGTGATTGAGGTATCTGGCGACAATGCAACGCTGGAAAAATCATTCAGTGGGATTGTTGAAGCCAAAGAAATAGCGGCGCTCTCTTTCCGAGTTCCGGGCACGCTATCCAGCGTATTGGTAAAAAAAGGCGATCATGTCGAGAAAGGACAAGTGATCGCTCGCCTTGACCCTCATGATTACCAAGTGTCGCTGGATGAACTTGAAGCTCGTATGTTAGAAGCAAAATCGGCTCATAAGTTAGCGAAAGCAGAGTTAAAGCGTGTTCGACAAGCTACATCAGAAGATGCCATTGCAAGCGTGAACCTTGACCGTGCGGTAAGCAGTTATGAACGCAGTGTGTCATCGGTGAAAGTGGTTGAGAAGAACATTCAACGTGCCAAAGACGCGCTAGGTTACACCGAGTTGCGCGCTCCGTTCTCTGGCATCATTGGCGAAGTCAACGTGGAGCAATTTGAGCAAACCAGCCCGGGATTATCCGTTGTGACGCTACAACAAGATGGAAACTGGGAAGTCGATATCGATGTGCCAGAGAACATGATTCAGGATTTCTCCTTAGGTCAGGATGCAGAGTTAACCTGGTATGACACAGAGCAATCCTATCGCGCCGTTGTCAGTGAAATTGCCCCTAAGAAGCACATGCTGAAACAAACTTATACTGTGACGTTAGATGTCGACTCGGCATCTAACGACTTGTTTACCGGCAAAGCGGTGACGGTAAATACTCACTTCACCCAACAGGCATCCAGCCACTGCTTCCCTTACTCTGCCGTATTGGGAGAAAAAGCCAGCCTGCACGTTAATGTCGTGCGTGACCAAGTTGTACACGAAGAACCCGTAAACCTGGAATCAATCGATGCCTATCAGGCATGTGTCACTGGCAATTTTGCCCAAGGTGACTACGTCGTCATCAGCGGCAGCCACTACCTGAGCGAGGGTGACGTCACCCCAACCCTAACCATCAAGACTCTATAG
- a CDS encoding efflux transporter outer membrane subunit: MKKFILAPIVLALSLTGCAVGPDYQGPTTSIAETYLNSQDSGLSTESQTNEFWWTEFNDPILNQLVQDMQSQSIPLKVAAERVKMANSYKTMVESFKVPTISLSAGYMNYQFSKNDSSLGPILNPLSDSVSGLPPQVGNVTLMDNQHDGVFAGANISWEMDLFGRIDRQANAAQIRLEQAEIYQSGLTTVITADLIHNYLQYQGASERLDLAKSNLDDQKRTMNLVEKVVQSGYGSDLDLAQAKATLAAMEAIVPQLEIAQQTHKHRIAVLLGEPLTKVETRLAQSHGVPSMQNMVPVGLPSDLLKRRTDIRLAEREMAALNEELAASIADQYPKFFLTGAPGLSASSFDDLFSSDSFGWMGAAGVSWNLFDGGRGEAIEAMNQARFDSATLSYQHTVDAALAETESTLFAYGRSQENQRRVNDALKATDNAVSKAKSLYRAGLIDHLSVLDAQRQQRMMQDQRVAAKLQTAQATIALYKSLGGDWTLNPPNNSGS; encoded by the coding sequence ATGAAAAAATTCATCCTTGCGCCAATTGTTCTGGCACTGAGTTTGACCGGTTGTGCGGTGGGTCCCGATTATCAGGGGCCAACCACCAGCATTGCAGAGACTTACCTTAACAGCCAAGACTCGGGGCTAAGCACCGAGTCACAAACTAATGAGTTTTGGTGGACGGAGTTTAATGACCCAATCTTAAATCAACTGGTTCAAGATATGCAGAGTCAAAGTATTCCGCTTAAAGTTGCCGCAGAGCGTGTAAAAATGGCCAACAGCTATAAGACGATGGTGGAATCGTTTAAGGTGCCGACCATCAGTCTCAGCGCGGGCTATATGAATTATCAGTTCAGTAAGAATGACTCGTCACTGGGCCCGATTTTAAACCCGTTAAGTGATTCGGTATCCGGCTTACCGCCACAAGTTGGCAATGTCACCTTGATGGATAATCAACACGATGGTGTCTTTGCCGGAGCGAATATCTCGTGGGAGATGGATTTATTTGGACGAATTGACCGTCAAGCGAATGCAGCGCAAATTCGTCTGGAGCAAGCTGAAATTTATCAAAGTGGCTTAACCACAGTGATTACGGCGGATTTAATTCATAACTACCTTCAGTACCAAGGTGCGAGCGAACGCCTTGACCTGGCGAAGTCAAACTTGGACGATCAGAAACGCACCATGAACCTGGTCGAGAAAGTGGTGCAAAGCGGCTATGGTTCTGACCTTGATTTAGCACAAGCGAAAGCAACGCTCGCGGCTATGGAAGCGATTGTTCCTCAGCTGGAAATTGCTCAACAAACGCATAAACATCGGATTGCGGTGCTCCTTGGAGAACCTCTGACAAAGGTTGAAACCCGTTTGGCACAAAGCCACGGTGTGCCGAGCATGCAGAATATGGTGCCCGTCGGTTTACCCTCGGATTTATTGAAGCGCCGCACCGATATTCGTCTGGCTGAGCGTGAAATGGCAGCATTGAATGAAGAACTCGCGGCTAGTATTGCCGATCAATACCCTAAGTTTTTCTTAACGGGCGCTCCGGGCTTATCCGCATCGAGCTTTGATGATCTGTTCAGTAGTGACTCTTTCGGCTGGATGGGTGCTGCAGGCGTAAGTTGGAACTTGTTTGACGGCGGGCGCGGGGAGGCAATTGAAGCCATGAACCAAGCACGATTTGATTCGGCGACATTGTCTTATCAGCATACGGTGGATGCAGCATTGGCAGAAACGGAATCAACTCTATTTGCTTATGGCAGAAGCCAGGAGAACCAGCGTCGAGTTAATGATGCCCTCAAAGCGACGGATAACGCAGTGAGCAAGGCGAAGTCACTTTACCGCGCTGGTCTGATTGACCATTTATCGGTGTTAGATGCTCAGCGTCAGCAACGAATGATGCAAGACCAACGTGTCGCGGCAAAACTGCAAACAGCGCAAGCAACGATTGCACTTTACAAATCACTTGGCGGGGACTGGACACTCAATCCGCCAAACAACTCAGGAAGTTGA
- a CDS encoding efflux RND transporter permease subunit → MINLAEFAIRQRKFVLFFIVLSVIAGIYSYFDLGKLEDPSFTVKTAVVVTLYPGASAEEVEQQVTDTIETKLQEMAELDKLRSLSRPGLSMVFVDLNESLNSKALPQQWDLLRRKVEDVKLQLPSSAQISIVQDEFSEVYGMLFSIHSKDAAPEELRRYAEELQRQIKAVDGIKKIELHGVQPRVVNIDMPDERLAQYGLSIAQVWNQLNSQNTTFEAGKFDAGTERIRIAQTSEFQSLEDIRNLVINGGTGDLGSGLIRLGDIADVTMGYQTPALSENRYNGEPAVTLAVSPVEGINVVSLGDTIQNIIANYQASLPLGVDISTVAYQPEEVQKSIDDFVGNLLESVLIVFVVLLVFMGFKSATIVGASLLLTILLTLSYMNIAGIDLHRVSLGTFILALGMLVDNAIVITDMMIVKLNKGIERTRAAIDSVKETAIPLLGATVIAIMGASPVLFSKTDSAEFASSVFYIMASSLLLSWIVAMTFTVLMVWMFVKPKAVKEESKPSRYKQLVFWTVDNPVKALSALVPLIVATALAVPYVAVNFIPQSDRSIVFLDYWLPNGAKIEQTSADMRKVEKWLVEQPEVESISSYIGTSAPRFSVTVEPEPLDPAYGQVLINTKDYPSISRLVARGDEWLKNEFPDAEPRFRALKLATKDKFAVEARFSGPDENVLHQLAAKAKTIFASHPDAKYIRDDWRQESKVLKPILNQDKMRHAGINRTDVAFALKRASDGMPLGQMNLNDELIPIQLRGTSQTMASLETLPVRSLIGFNSVPLGQIVDGFELVTEESMIWRRDRVKTITVQAGVSRESTPANVRNAIKDQIEAIELPSGYSMEWGGEYYDENKSVTDIMKQQPKAMLIMVIILVAMFNGFKQPIIILATLPLAASGAAFALLGFDKPFGFMAIIGAITLTGMIIKNGIVLMDQIELERANGMNLSDAIKEATVNRTMAISMGALTTALGMIPLLSDLLFDQMAATIIGGLAAATVLSLFVMPALYRLAYKDKEPITQTNTKPQEASS, encoded by the coding sequence ATGATCAATTTAGCTGAATTCGCTATTCGTCAGCGCAAATTCGTACTCTTTTTCATCGTATTAAGTGTGATTGCGGGCATCTATTCCTATTTTGACTTAGGCAAGTTGGAAGATCCGAGCTTTACCGTAAAAACAGCCGTTGTTGTCACGCTCTATCCGGGCGCTTCAGCAGAAGAAGTTGAGCAACAAGTCACTGATACCATCGAAACCAAATTGCAGGAAATGGCTGAGCTCGATAAGTTACGTTCTCTCTCACGTCCTGGTCTTTCGATGGTATTTGTCGACCTCAACGAGAGCCTCAATTCCAAAGCACTCCCTCAGCAGTGGGATTTACTGAGACGAAAAGTCGAGGACGTGAAACTCCAACTGCCATCTTCAGCGCAAATTAGCATTGTGCAAGATGAGTTCTCGGAAGTGTATGGCATGCTTTTCTCTATCCACAGTAAAGATGCTGCTCCAGAAGAGCTACGTCGTTACGCTGAAGAGCTACAACGTCAAATCAAAGCCGTTGACGGGATCAAAAAAATCGAACTGCATGGCGTACAGCCGCGTGTAGTTAACATTGATATGCCTGACGAACGTCTGGCGCAGTACGGCCTGTCTATTGCTCAGGTTTGGAATCAGCTTAACTCGCAAAACACCACCTTTGAAGCGGGCAAATTTGATGCGGGCACTGAACGTATTCGCATCGCGCAAACCAGCGAGTTTCAGTCTCTGGAAGACATTCGCAATTTGGTGATCAATGGCGGCACCGGTGACCTTGGCTCTGGCTTAATCCGATTAGGCGATATCGCCGATGTTACCATGGGCTACCAAACTCCTGCCTTGTCAGAGAATCGCTACAACGGTGAACCAGCCGTGACACTGGCAGTTAGTCCCGTTGAGGGCATCAACGTGGTCTCTCTTGGCGATACGATTCAAAACATCATTGCGAATTACCAAGCTTCACTTCCACTGGGAGTCGATATTTCAACGGTCGCCTATCAGCCAGAAGAAGTACAAAAATCAATTGATGACTTCGTGGGTAATTTACTTGAAAGTGTACTGATTGTTTTTGTGGTACTGCTCGTCTTTATGGGCTTTAAAAGTGCAACCATTGTTGGCGCGAGCTTACTACTGACAATTTTGCTGACGTTGAGCTACATGAACATTGCAGGCATTGACTTGCACCGAGTTTCGCTGGGTACGTTTATCCTGGCTCTGGGTATGCTGGTTGATAACGCCATTGTTATCACCGATATGATGATCGTGAAACTCAACAAAGGCATTGAACGCACTCGCGCAGCCATTGATTCAGTCAAAGAAACCGCGATACCACTATTAGGCGCAACGGTAATTGCGATAATGGGCGCCAGTCCGGTTCTATTCTCAAAGACAGATTCTGCGGAATTCGCCAGCTCGGTATTTTACATTATGGCGTCTTCACTGCTGCTTTCATGGATTGTGGCGATGACCTTCACCGTGCTGATGGTTTGGATGTTCGTGAAACCAAAAGCGGTAAAAGAAGAATCCAAACCAAGCCGTTATAAGCAACTGGTCTTTTGGACAGTCGACAACCCAGTTAAAGCATTATCAGCGTTAGTTCCACTGATCGTTGCGACGGCATTAGCGGTCCCTTATGTTGCAGTAAACTTCATTCCGCAATCCGATCGCTCAATTGTGTTCTTAGATTACTGGTTGCCAAATGGTGCGAAGATCGAACAAACCTCAGCAGATATGCGCAAGGTCGAGAAGTGGCTGGTCGAACAGCCAGAAGTCGAAAGTATCTCAAGCTATATCGGAACAAGTGCTCCACGTTTCTCTGTAACGGTAGAGCCAGAACCACTTGACCCGGCATATGGCCAGGTGCTGATTAATACCAAAGACTATCCAAGCATCAGCCGCTTAGTTGCTCGCGGTGATGAATGGCTTAAAAATGAGTTTCCGGATGCAGAACCTCGTTTCCGCGCCCTTAAACTCGCAACAAAAGACAAGTTTGCTGTAGAAGCCCGCTTTTCTGGCCCTGATGAGAACGTGTTGCATCAATTAGCCGCAAAAGCGAAGACCATTTTTGCCTCTCACCCAGACGCAAAATACATCCGCGACGATTGGCGACAAGAGAGCAAAGTGCTCAAGCCAATCCTGAATCAGGACAAGATGCGTCATGCTGGCATCAATCGCACAGACGTAGCATTCGCATTGAAACGCGCTTCTGACGGTATGCCATTGGGTCAGATGAACCTGAATGACGAGCTTATCCCAATCCAATTACGTGGAACTTCGCAGACGATGGCTTCGCTAGAAACGTTGCCAGTGCGTTCTCTGATTGGGTTCAACAGCGTTCCACTTGGTCAGATCGTCGATGGTTTTGAGCTCGTTACCGAAGAGAGCATGATCTGGCGTCGTGATCGCGTGAAAACCATAACGGTTCAGGCCGGTGTTAGCCGAGAGTCAACACCAGCCAACGTTAGAAACGCGATTAAAGATCAAATTGAAGCGATTGAACTGCCTTCTGGCTACAGCATGGAATGGGGCGGCGAATATTATGACGAAAACAAATCCGTCACGGACATCATGAAACAGCAACCGAAAGCCATGCTGATCATGGTGATCATTCTGGTGGCAATGTTTAACGGCTTCAAGCAGCCAATCATCATCTTGGCGACTCTGCCATTGGCAGCGTCAGGGGCGGCTTTTGCTCTGCTCGGTTTTGATAAACCATTTGGTTTTATGGCGATCATCGGTGCGATTACGCTGACGGGGATGATCATTAAAAACGGCATTGTATTAATGGATCAAATAGAACTGGAACGAGCAAACGGTATGAACCTGTCAGACGCGATTAAAGAAGCGACCGTGAACCGAACCATGGCGATCTCGATGGGCGCACTAACAACCGCGCTAGGCATGATTCCGCTACTTTCGGATCTGCTGTTTGACCAAATGGCAGCAACCATCATCGGTGGTTTAGCAGCGGCAACAGTCTTGTCTTTGTTCGTAATGCCTGCACTTTATCGCCTTGCGTACAAGGACAAAGAGCCAATAACCCAAACCAACACTAAGCCACAGGAGGCGTCATCATGA
- a CDS encoding BCCT family transporter, with protein sequence MSNMTNTASHAPVQEADYAAIHPPSLVKRLELTNPVFWLSGSFLTLFVLLALTNTDSLTAMVNSGFGFATKYFGAYWQVLLLLNFLIGLALAFGRTGDVRLGSLAEPEIDNFKWLSIVLCTLLAGGGVFWAAAEPIAHFVTAPPLYGDASPKSAAINALSQSFMHWGFLAWAILGGLSSIVLMHLHYDKGLPLKPRTLLYPVLGDKAINGWIGNLADACSIIAVAAGTIGPIGFLGLQISYALNSLFGLPDTFFTQSMVIIAAILMYTLSALSGVSKGIQIVSRYNIILSVVLIGYILFVGPTTFIVDGYVQGIGRLVDNFFPMALYRGDADWLSWWTVFFWGWFIGYGPMMAIFIARISRGRTIRQLIMAISIAAPLITCFWFSIVGGSGLAFELENPGVISSAFEGFNLPAVLLAITSELPFPMLISVLFLILTTTFIVTTGDSMTYTISVVMTGSTEPNAVIRAFWGLIMGLVAIALISMGSGGISALQSFIVITAVPVSLIILPSIWKAPGIAKQMAKEQGLT encoded by the coding sequence ATGTCAAATATGACGAATACCGCCTCCCACGCTCCTGTTCAGGAAGCAGACTATGCCGCGATCCACCCTCCTTCCCTAGTTAAGCGACTCGAACTCACTAACCCTGTATTTTGGTTAAGTGGTAGCTTTCTTACTCTGTTCGTTCTGCTCGCTCTGACGAATACTGATTCTCTAACCGCAATGGTTAACAGTGGCTTTGGTTTTGCCACAAAATATTTCGGAGCTTACTGGCAAGTATTGCTTCTTCTCAATTTCTTAATTGGTTTGGCTCTCGCTTTTGGACGTACTGGTGATGTACGTTTAGGAAGTTTAGCGGAACCAGAAATCGATAATTTCAAATGGCTATCGATTGTACTCTGCACCCTACTCGCTGGTGGCGGTGTTTTTTGGGCAGCGGCAGAGCCTATCGCCCATTTCGTTACTGCTCCACCACTCTATGGTGATGCCTCTCCGAAAAGTGCCGCAATCAACGCGTTATCTCAGTCCTTTATGCATTGGGGTTTCTTAGCCTGGGCAATCCTTGGTGGCCTTTCCTCTATTGTTTTGATGCATCTCCACTACGACAAGGGTCTACCACTAAAACCTCGTACTCTGCTGTACCCTGTTTTAGGTGATAAAGCCATCAACGGCTGGATTGGTAACCTCGCGGATGCGTGCAGTATTATCGCGGTAGCCGCTGGCACGATTGGTCCTATTGGTTTTCTTGGCCTGCAAATCAGTTACGCACTGAATTCTCTGTTTGGATTGCCAGATACTTTCTTTACGCAAAGCATGGTGATCATTGCTGCCATTCTGATGTACACCCTTTCCGCGCTAAGTGGCGTCAGTAAAGGCATTCAAATTGTTAGTCGTTACAATATCATCTTATCCGTTGTTTTGATTGGGTATATTTTGTTCGTTGGTCCAACTACGTTTATTGTCGACGGCTATGTTCAAGGTATAGGCCGTTTGGTAGATAACTTCTTTCCAATGGCACTCTACCGTGGTGACGCTGACTGGTTAAGCTGGTGGACCGTTTTCTTCTGGGGCTGGTTTATTGGTTATGGCCCAATGATGGCGATCTTTATTGCGCGTATCTCTCGCGGTCGCACAATCCGTCAGTTGATCATGGCAATTAGCATTGCTGCACCGCTCATTACCTGCTTCTGGTTCAGTATTGTTGGTGGTAGTGGTCTGGCATTTGAGCTAGAGAATCCAGGTGTAATTTCATCTGCTTTCGAAGGTTTCAATCTTCCTGCTGTATTGCTGGCAATTACATCAGAACTGCCATTCCCGATGCTCATTTCGGTGCTGTTCCTAATTTTAACCACGACCTTCATTGTCACCACTGGTGACTCAATGACGTACACCATCAGCGTTGTAATGACAGGCTCCACTGAACCTAACGCGGTCATTCGTGCGTTCTGGGGCTTGATTATGGGCTTAGTCGCCATTGCTCTGATCTCAATGGGCTCCGGTGGCATCTCGGCGTTGCAGTCCTTCATCGTAATTACCGCAGTGCCAGTGTCTTTGATCATATTGCCAAGCATTTGGAAAGCACCAGGTATTGCGAAGCAGATGGCGAAAGAGCAAGGTTTAACGTAA
- a CDS encoding ABC transporter substrate-binding protein — translation MKTLLSRSAVASATLIAATLSTSAFSATQEKDANLDTLVKAAQKEGAVYSVGMPGSWANWKDTWTDLQSNYGLKHQDTDMSSAQEIAKFEAEKKNATADIGDVGFAFARVAVKKGVTQPYKPTTWNDIPDWAKDKDGHWALAYTGTISFISNNNLVKNAPKTWDDLLKGDYKVTVGDVGVAAQANNAILAAAFAHGGDESNLTPAIEYFAKLAKQGRLSFTDPSIANLEKGEVEVAILWDFNALNYRDQIDRDQFSVNIPQDGSVISGYTTIINKYAKNPNAAKLAREYIFSDQGQINLAEGYARPIRSNITLPKSIQDKLISNDQYTNAKPVTDFSAWEKSARKLPRQWQENVLIHQQ, via the coding sequence ATGAAAACTTTGCTTAGCCGTTCCGCTGTAGCATCAGCCACTCTGATTGCAGCAACACTATCTACCTCTGCGTTTTCCGCAACACAAGAAAAAGACGCCAACCTAGACACATTGGTAAAAGCTGCTCAAAAAGAAGGCGCAGTTTACAGTGTGGGTATGCCTGGTAGTTGGGCAAACTGGAAAGACACATGGACGGACTTGCAATCAAACTACGGTTTGAAGCACCAGGATACGGACATGAGCTCTGCTCAGGAGATCGCTAAATTCGAAGCTGAGAAGAAAAATGCGACCGCAGACATTGGTGATGTGGGTTTTGCCTTTGCGCGAGTAGCAGTGAAAAAAGGGGTAACGCAGCCATATAAGCCAACCACTTGGAACGACATCCCTGATTGGGCAAAAGATAAAGATGGTCACTGGGCACTGGCTTACACAGGCACAATTTCTTTCATCTCAAACAATAATCTGGTGAAAAACGCGCCAAAAACTTGGGATGACCTGCTAAAAGGCGACTACAAAGTAACGGTTGGCGATGTCGGTGTGGCAGCGCAAGCTAACAATGCGATACTTGCGGCAGCCTTTGCGCATGGTGGTGACGAGTCAAACTTAACACCAGCTATCGAGTATTTTGCAAAATTAGCCAAGCAAGGTCGTTTGTCGTTTACGGATCCAAGCATCGCAAACCTTGAAAAAGGTGAAGTCGAAGTGGCTATCCTGTGGGATTTCAACGCACTGAACTACCGTGATCAGATTGACCGCGACCAGTTTAGTGTCAACATTCCTCAAGACGGCTCTGTGATTTCGGGCTACACAACCATCATCAACAAGTACGCGAAAAACCCAAATGCAGCGAAGCTAGCACGTGAATACATCTTTAGTGACCAAGGCCAGATCAACCTTGCAGAAGGTTATGCACGTCCGATTCGCAGCAACATCACTCTACCAAAGTCCATTCAGGACAAGTTGATCTCGAACGACCAGTACACGAATGCTAAACCAGTTACGGACTTCTCTGCATGGGAAAAATCGGCACGTAAACTGCCACGTCAATGGCAAGAGAACGTACTGATTCATCAGCAATAG
- a CDS encoding UTRA domain-containing protein, which produces MNILGSAYSGKQSGTQLGKIKATLREQIHSGVIVQGQKLPSERELSELFSTTRITIKDALVSLETEGIIYREERRGWYVSPPRVCYNPLSRSHFHQMVREQNRIAETKLINVRSEMASGEYAKVLEVEQITPTYIIERLRHIDGRAVLFVENVLKAELFEGILSENLTMSLTGIYREKYGFETKRSRFDVIPTSAPAHVAKPLNLAEGQPVLKICRVNYNQNGELMDCELEYWRPDAVRIRIDSVE; this is translated from the coding sequence ATGAACATTTTGGGCTCTGCTTACTCGGGGAAACAGTCAGGTACGCAACTGGGAAAAATCAAAGCGACGCTTCGTGAACAAATTCATTCAGGCGTTATCGTACAAGGGCAAAAGTTACCGTCGGAACGTGAGTTGAGTGAGCTTTTTTCGACGACCAGAATCACCATTAAGGACGCTTTAGTTTCGTTAGAAACGGAGGGCATCATCTATCGGGAGGAGCGACGAGGCTGGTATGTTTCTCCACCGAGAGTCTGTTATAACCCCTTGTCTCGTTCTCACTTTCATCAAATGGTACGTGAACAGAATCGGATTGCTGAAACTAAATTAATCAACGTCCGGAGTGAGATGGCGTCTGGTGAATATGCCAAGGTATTAGAAGTCGAGCAGATCACGCCAACTTATATTATCGAGCGACTGCGCCATATTGATGGCCGCGCGGTACTGTTTGTAGAAAATGTCCTGAAAGCGGAATTGTTTGAGGGAATCTTATCGGAAAACCTGACCATGTCACTGACGGGCATCTATCGAGAAAAGTATGGATTCGAAACGAAACGCTCCCGATTTGATGTGATTCCGACGTCAGCGCCTGCTCATGTTGCAAAACCACTAAATCTGGCGGAAGGGCAGCCTGTTCTTAAGATCTGTCGGGTGAACTACAACCAGAATGGGGAGTTGATGGACTGCGAACTGGAGTACTGGCGCCCGGATGCGGTGAGAATCCGCATTGACAGTGTGGAGTGA